ACGAATCGATCGGCACAGCCGCTAGAGGAAATGTGCAGTGCCCCTCGAGAGAGACGCGACGGTCATTACTCGTCGAGGGCGGGAAAATGGGTTCGTTCAGGCCCTGGTCACTCGGGCCTCACTCGTTCAGATGACTTCTTCGAAGTCGTTGTGGCCGTGGATCTCGACGCCGTCCTCGGTGATCTCGCAGAGGAAGACGCCGTTTCCGGAGCCGGTGTCGCGCTCTGCGGCGGACTTGATACTCCGGGCGGCGATGGTCATCGCCTCGTCGTTCGAGAGCCCCTCCTCGTAGGCCTGCTCCAGGTGGCCGTAGGCGAGTTGCATGCCGGAGCCGGTGACGGTGTAGTCGTCTTCCATGACGCCGCCGGCGGGGTCGATGCTGTAGACGTGGCTCCCTTCCGCGTCGACGCCGCCCAGGATGGGGTGGATGGCGAAGAACGGGCCGCCGCGGGCGAAGTTGCCCGCGAGAGTGGCGAGCGCGTCGATGCTCATCTCGTCGCCGCGTCGGGCGCTGTAGAGGTTGACCTCGGCGCGGAGGCTCTTGATGAACGACTGGGCGCCGCCGACGCTGCCGACCATCGTCAGCGCAGCGGTCGGGTGAATCTGCTCGACCTTCTGGACGTTCTTGTTGGAGACGAAGCGACCGCCGAGGCTCGCGCGCATGTCCGTCGCGATGACGACACCGTCGGCCGTCGTGATGCCGATCGTCGTGGTCCCCGTCTTGTTCACGTTGTCCAGTTCGGC
This region of Natronosalvus halobius genomic DNA includes:
- the psmB gene encoding archaeal proteasome endopeptidase complex subunit beta, with the protein product MRTPSHDSEFSRTVDQLANEPSPYEPELGSLPQNGLSQAELDNVNKTGTTTIGITTADGVVIATDMRASLGGRFVSNKNVQKVEQIHPTAALTMVGSVGGAQSFIKSLRAEVNLYSARRGDEMSIDALATLAGNFARGGPFFAIHPILGGVDAEGSHVYSIDPAGGVMEDDYTVTGSGMQLAYGHLEQAYEEGLSNDEAMTIAARSIKSAAERDTGSGNGVFLCEITEDGVEIHGHNDFEEVI